One segment of Immundisolibacter sp. DNA contains the following:
- the aceE gene encoding pyruvate dehydrogenase (acetyl-transferring), homodimeric type — MNKPDGGLPEAGGPIARDIDPVETRDWLDALRSLAAVEGDDRARFVVETLLDEARQLGLGLPQGLNTAYLNTIPVDRQPDYPGDLEIEGRIRAALRWNAMAIVTRANRESTELGGHIASYASLATIYEVGFNHFFRASADAATGDLVFYQGHTSPGMYARAFLEGRLAERDLNNFRQELADGGGLSSYPHPWLMPEFWSLPTVSMGLAPMMAIYQARFMAYLDRRGLAQMDSRKVYAFLGDGEMDEPESRGALSVAGREKLDNLIFIVNCNLQRLDGPVRGNGKIIQELDREFRGNGWNVIKVVWGSEWDDLLGRDASGVLRQRMEEALDGEYQAYKARGGKYTRERFFGKYPETLRLVEHLSDDDIYRLRRGGNDPLKIYAAFDAAVRHRGQPTVILFKTVKGYGMGTAGEGQNITHQQKKMTDEQVRAFRDRFRVPIPDDQLATIPYYRPAEDSPEMQYLHDRRKALGGYLPARRAQAPRLTIPRLDTFDKILEGSGEREISTTMAFVRILTQLTKDPNIGQNLVPIVPDEARTFGMEGLFRQLGIYAPEGQLYEPEDAGHFMFYREDQKGQILEEGINEAGAFCSWIAAGTSYAMHGVSMIPFYIFYSMFGFQRIGDFAWAAGDMRCRGFLLGGTAGRTTLAGEGLQHQDGHSHLLAATIPNCIAYDPTYMYELAVIIQDGMQRMYEADESVYYYITVENENYAHPPMPKGAAEGILRGLYRLQAAFAKKSRAKKAPPRVQLLGSGAILREGLAAAEILARDFGVQADVWSATSFNELRRDGLSVERWNRLHPTAKPRRSYVEQCLDGTDGPVIAATDYMQAFADQIRPWVRGRYVVLGTDGFGRSDTRRRLRQFFEISREHIAYAALKALADEGTIPVKTVTEAAGKLGIDSEQPDPTTV, encoded by the coding sequence ATGAACAAACCGGACGGCGGCCTGCCCGAGGCAGGTGGCCCCATCGCGCGCGACATAGACCCCGTGGAGACGCGCGATTGGCTCGATGCGCTGCGCTCGTTGGCGGCGGTGGAGGGCGATGACCGAGCACGTTTCGTGGTGGAAACCCTGCTCGACGAAGCACGCCAGCTGGGCCTTGGCCTGCCGCAGGGCCTCAACACCGCCTACCTGAACACCATTCCTGTCGACCGGCAGCCGGACTATCCGGGCGACTTGGAAATCGAGGGTCGCATCCGCGCCGCACTGCGCTGGAATGCCATGGCCATCGTTACCCGCGCCAACCGTGAGTCGACCGAGCTGGGCGGCCATATCGCAAGTTATGCCTCCCTGGCCACCATCTACGAGGTGGGCTTCAACCATTTTTTTCGCGCCTCGGCCGACGCCGCCACCGGCGATCTGGTGTTCTACCAGGGCCACACCTCACCGGGCATGTATGCCCGTGCGTTCCTGGAAGGCCGCCTCGCCGAACGCGACCTGAACAACTTCCGCCAGGAACTGGCCGACGGCGGTGGCCTGTCGTCCTATCCGCACCCATGGCTGATGCCGGAGTTCTGGAGCCTGCCCACCGTATCGATGGGGCTGGCACCGATGATGGCCATCTATCAGGCCCGGTTCATGGCCTACCTGGACCGCCGGGGCCTGGCCCAGATGGACAGTCGCAAGGTCTACGCTTTCCTGGGCGACGGCGAGATGGACGAACCCGAATCGCGCGGTGCCCTGTCGGTGGCCGGGCGCGAGAAACTCGACAACCTGATCTTCATCGTCAACTGCAACCTGCAGCGCCTGGACGGCCCGGTGCGCGGCAACGGCAAGATTATCCAGGAGCTGGACAGGGAGTTCCGCGGCAACGGCTGGAACGTGATCAAGGTGGTCTGGGGCTCGGAGTGGGACGACCTGCTGGGCCGCGACGCCAGCGGCGTTCTTCGCCAGCGCATGGAAGAAGCCCTCGACGGGGAATATCAGGCCTACAAGGCGCGCGGTGGCAAGTACACGCGCGAACGGTTCTTTGGCAAATACCCCGAAACGCTGCGCCTGGTCGAACACCTGTCGGACGACGACATCTACCGCCTGCGCCGCGGCGGTAACGACCCGCTGAAGATCTATGCCGCCTTCGATGCCGCCGTGCGTCACCGTGGCCAGCCGACCGTGATTCTGTTCAAGACCGTCAAGGGCTACGGCATGGGCACGGCAGGCGAGGGCCAGAACATCACCCACCAGCAAAAGAAGATGACCGACGAGCAGGTGCGCGCATTTCGCGACCGCTTCCGGGTGCCGATTCCGGACGACCAGCTGGCGACCATTCCGTATTACAGGCCGGCCGAAGACAGCCCCGAGATGCAGTATCTGCACGACCGGCGAAAAGCATTGGGCGGGTATCTGCCGGCACGCCGCGCACAGGCTCCGCGCCTGACCATTCCCAGGCTCGACACCTTCGACAAGATCCTTGAAGGCAGCGGCGAGCGCGAAATTTCGACCACCATGGCCTTCGTGCGCATCCTGACGCAACTGACCAAGGACCCGAACATCGGCCAGAACCTGGTGCCGATCGTGCCGGACGAGGCCCGTACCTTCGGTATGGAGGGACTGTTCCGCCAGCTGGGCATTTACGCGCCCGAAGGCCAGCTGTACGAGCCGGAGGACGCCGGTCATTTCATGTTCTACCGCGAGGACCAGAAGGGCCAGATTCTGGAAGAGGGCATCAACGAGGCCGGTGCGTTCTGCTCCTGGATCGCAGCCGGCACGTCGTATGCCATGCACGGCGTGTCGATGATTCCCTTCTACATTTTCTATTCGATGTTCGGCTTCCAGCGCATTGGCGATTTCGCCTGGGCCGCCGGCGACATGCGCTGCCGCGGATTCCTGCTCGGCGGTACTGCCGGTCGCACCACACTGGCCGGCGAAGGCCTGCAGCACCAGGACGGCCACAGCCATCTGCTGGCGGCGACCATTCCCAACTGCATCGCCTACGATCCGACCTATATGTACGAGCTGGCTGTCATCATTCAGGACGGCATGCAGCGGATGTACGAAGCCGACGAGAGTGTCTACTACTACATCACGGTCGAGAACGAGAACTACGCCCACCCGCCGATGCCCAAGGGCGCCGCCGAGGGCATCCTTCGTGGCCTGTATCGCCTGCAGGCGGCATTTGCGAAAAAGTCGCGCGCCAAGAAGGCGCCGCCACGGGTGCAGCTGCTAGGCAGCGGCGCCATCCTGCGCGAGGGGCTGGCGGCCGCCGAGATTCTGGCCCGGGACTTTGGCGTGCAGGCCGACGTGTGGAGCGCCACCAGCTTCAACGAATTGCGCCGCGACGGCTTGTCCGTGGAACGCTGGAACCGTCTGCACCCGACGGCCAAGCCGCGCCGGAGCTACGTCGAGCAGTGCCTGGACGGCACCGACGGTCCGGTCATTGCCGCGACGGACTATATGCAGGCCTTCGCCGATCAGATCCGGCCGTGGGTGCGCGGGCGCTACGTGGTGCTGGGCACGGATGGCTTCGGGCGCAGCGATACCCGCCGCCGGCTGCGCCAGTTCTTCGAAATCAGCCGCGAACACATCGCCTACGCCGCACTCAAGGCCCTGGCCGACGAGGGTACGATCCCGGTCAAGACCGTGACAGAAGCTGCAGGCAAGCTGGGCATAGACTCCGAACAGCCCGACCCGACTACCGTCTGA
- the aceF gene encoding dihydrolipoyllysine-residue acetyltransferase, translating into MKQNLIVPGLAENVHEADVAEVSVKPGDTIAEGDIIVTLETDKAAMELPSEYGGKVTAVRVKAGDRVKEGDVIVVLEVVKTAGLASAENAAPTPAEAPAPAATPAPTPATAPAGTSVQPVTCPDLGEGKAADVIELAVKPGDHVAEGDALLTVETEKAATELPAPFAGTVRELKVKVGDKLKTGDRVAMIETAAAQAPAPEQQKSAPEAEPAGAAPASAVVAPAGPLTAAPPSSGKTPHATPSVRRFGRELGVDLAHVGGSGRKGRITQEDVQAYVKFALQGGAAGAATGDRLAPLPAIDFSQWGAVETVALSRIRQLTGENLGRSWPQVPQVTQHDEADITDLEAFRKARARDAEARGAKLTPVALLLKACAGALKAFPDFNASLAADGKSLIVKHYIHIGVAVDTPNGLVVPVIRDVDCKGILDLAAELGDLSARARERKLKSDEMRGGSFTISSLGGIGGTAFTPIVNWPEVAILGVSRSSMKPVWDGEQFAPRLMLPLSMSYDHRVIDGASAARFVRHLAGLLEDLRCLLL; encoded by the coding sequence ATGAAACAGAACCTCATCGTCCCGGGACTCGCCGAGAACGTGCATGAAGCCGACGTGGCCGAGGTGTCCGTCAAACCCGGCGACACCATCGCCGAGGGCGACATCATCGTCACGCTGGAAACCGACAAGGCAGCCATGGAGCTGCCATCTGAGTACGGCGGCAAGGTGACCGCCGTGCGCGTGAAGGCCGGCGACCGGGTCAAGGAAGGCGACGTCATCGTTGTGCTGGAAGTTGTAAAAACCGCCGGGCTTGCAAGCGCCGAAAATGCGGCACCCACCCCTGCGGAGGCACCCGCTCCTGCCGCCACACCAGCCCCCACGCCGGCGACGGCTCCGGCCGGCACAAGCGTGCAGCCGGTCACCTGCCCGGACCTGGGCGAAGGCAAGGCAGCCGACGTGATCGAACTGGCGGTGAAACCCGGCGATCACGTGGCCGAAGGCGACGCCCTGCTCACGGTCGAGACCGAGAAAGCCGCCACCGAACTGCCGGCACCGTTCGCCGGCACGGTACGGGAACTTAAGGTCAAGGTTGGCGACAAGCTGAAAACCGGCGATCGGGTGGCCATGATCGAAACGGCGGCCGCGCAAGCCCCTGCCCCGGAACAACAGAAATCCGCGCCCGAAGCCGAACCGGCAGGTGCCGCGCCTGCATCGGCGGTGGTTGCCCCGGCAGGGCCATTAACGGCCGCACCGCCATCGTCGGGGAAAACGCCCCACGCCACGCCCTCGGTACGGCGCTTTGGCCGCGAGCTGGGCGTCGATCTGGCCCACGTTGGCGGCAGCGGGCGCAAGGGCCGCATCACGCAGGAAGACGTGCAGGCGTACGTCAAATTCGCCCTCCAGGGCGGCGCGGCGGGAGCTGCCACCGGAGACCGTCTGGCGCCGCTGCCGGCAATCGACTTCAGTCAGTGGGGCGCGGTCGAGACAGTTGCGCTCAGCCGCATTCGCCAACTGACCGGCGAGAACCTCGGTCGCTCCTGGCCGCAGGTGCCACAGGTCACGCAGCACGACGAGGCCGACATCACGGACCTGGAAGCCTTCCGCAAGGCCCGCGCCAGGGACGCCGAGGCACGCGGCGCCAAGCTGACCCCGGTCGCCCTGCTGCTGAAAGCCTGCGCGGGGGCGCTGAAAGCCTTTCCGGACTTCAACGCCAGCCTGGCGGCGGACGGCAAGTCGCTGATCGTCAAGCACTACATCCACATCGGTGTGGCCGTGGACACGCCCAATGGGCTGGTTGTGCCAGTCATCCGCGACGTCGACTGCAAGGGCATCCTGGATCTGGCGGCGGAACTGGGCGACCTGAGCGCCCGGGCGCGCGAGCGCAAGCTCAAATCGGACGAGATGCGCGGCGGCAGCTTCACCATCTCCAGCCTGGGCGGAATTGGCGGCACCGCCTTCACGCCGATTGTGAACTGGCCGGAAGTCGCCATCCTGGGCGTGTCGCGTTCCAGCATGAAGCCGGTATGGGACGGCGAGCAGTTCGCGCCCCGCCTGATGCTGCCGCTGTCGATGTCCTACGACCACCGCGTCATCGATGGCGCTTCCGCGGCGCGGTTTGTCCGCCACCTGGCCGGTCTGCTCGAAGACCTGCGCTGCCTGCTGCTTTAA